From Populus trichocarpa isolate Nisqually-1 chromosome 19, P.trichocarpa_v4.1, whole genome shotgun sequence, a single genomic window includes:
- the LOC7467423 gene encoding NAC domain-containing protein 30, translated as MEMESCVPPGFRFHPTEEELVGYYLKRKIDSQKIDLDVIANIDLYKMEPWDIQARCNLGYAEQNEWYFFSHKDRKYPTGTRTNRATAAGFWKATGRDKAVLSKNRLIGMRKTLVFYKGRAPNGRKTDWIMHEYRLQTSEHGPPQEEGWVVCRAFKKPSPNQRQGFEAWSHAYYLNDINHARPPSFSDTVTTAHNMVRPNQGASFQQPFGSNSDLVSNQTFLDNNNQLVELPELDSPSTLSTSFAAKEGNFHQTNEDYDEERSNNSSQYIDWKNFDTLLASQVTDSSTSYPLQDLPSIPQNYDLAAGQQDQYVSHFLDCFPDL; from the exons ATGGAGATGGAATCCTGTGTCCCACCAGGCTTTAGATTTCACCCAACAGAAGAAGAACTTGTAGGTTACTACCTCAAGAGGAAGATTGACTCACAGAAAATCGATCTAGATGTTATCGCTAACATTGATCTCTACAAAATGGAGCCGTGGGACATCCAAG CCAGATGCAATCTAGGGTATGCTGAACAGAATGAGTGGTATTTCTTCAGTCACAAGGACAGGAAGTATCCGACCGGAACACGGACTAATAGAGCCACTGCTGCTGGATTTTGGAAGGCAACCGGAAGGGACAAGGCCGTGCTCTCCAAGAACAGGCTTATAGGGATGAGGAAGACCTTAGTGTTCTACAAGGGACGTGCACCCAATGGAAGGAAAACTGACTGGATCATGCATGAATATCGTCTCCAAACATCTGAACATGGACCCCCTCAG GAAGAGGGATGGGTGGTATGCAGGGCATTCAAGAAACCAAGTCCTAATCAAAGACAAGGTTTTGAAGCTTGGAGTCATGCTTATTATCTCAATGATATCAACCATGCTAGACCTCCTTCATTCTCAGATACTGTAACTACTGCACATAATATGGTTCGACCGAATCAAGGTGCGAGTTTTCAACAGCCCTTCGGCTCGAATTCTGACCTCGTTTCAAACCAAACATTTTTGGATAACAATAACCAGCTTGTTGAACTCCCAGAACTAGATAGCCCTAGTACACTCTCAACAAGTTTTGCAGCAAAAGAAGGCAATTTCCACCAGACCAATGAAGATTACGATGAAGAAAGGAGCAATAATAGCAGCCAATATATCGACTGGAAAAACTTTGACACCTTACTAGCGTCACAAGTGACTGATTCAAGTACTTCATATCCCCTTCAAGACTTGCCATCTATACCTCAAAACTATGACCTAGCAGCTGGCCAGCAAGACCAATATGTTAGCCATTTCCTTGACTGCTTTCCTGACTTATAA